Proteins encoded by one window of Martelella endophytica:
- the kdpB gene encoding potassium-transporting ATPase subunit KdpB gives MSHAEAAQKGLYGQALKAAFLKLSPRALAGNAVIFVTALVALMTTALALRDLAAGAADAGISLQIALWLWICVLFANFAEALAEGRGKARADSLRATKAETMVRLMSAPDDLSPRTVPSGTLKASQLVLVEAGDIIPTDAEVIRGTASVDESAITGESAPVIRESGGDRSSVTGGTRIVSDSLVIRIVAEPGRSFLDRMIAMVEGAERQKTPNEIALNILLAGLTLIFLIVVVTLEPFARYFGLVIPVITLAALFVTLIPTTIGGLLSAIGIAGMDRLVRANVIAKSGRAVEAAGDVDTLLLDKTGTITFGNRMADALIPAAGVSSRELAESAFLASLADETPEGKSIVILAARQASDLDRRAGDGGTPVAFSASTRLSGLDLDGRRLRKGAVDAMERFTGASVDPALRAAIEEIARSGGTPLLVAEGSRILGAVHLKDIIKPGVRERFAELRAIGIRTVMITGDNPLTAAAIAAEAGVDDFLAEATPEMKLDFIRQQQAGGRLVAMCGDGSNDAPALAQADVGVAMNSGTLAAKEAANLIDLDSDPTKLIEVVMVGKQLLISRGALTTFSIANDVAKYFAILPAIFMAAFPGLAILNVMRLSTPQSAILSAVIFNALVIVALIPLALRGVRYQPASAAALLRRNLTIYGLGGLVVPFVGIKLIDLAVTAIGLA, from the coding sequence ATGTCTCACGCTGAAGCGGCTCAAAAGGGCCTTTACGGACAGGCGCTGAAGGCGGCCTTCCTCAAACTTTCCCCGCGCGCGCTCGCCGGCAACGCCGTGATCTTCGTCACCGCGCTGGTGGCGCTGATGACCACGGCTCTCGCGCTGCGCGATCTTGCCGCCGGCGCCGCGGATGCCGGCATCAGCCTGCAGATCGCGCTCTGGCTCTGGATCTGCGTGCTGTTTGCCAATTTTGCCGAGGCGCTCGCCGAGGGGCGCGGCAAGGCCCGGGCCGACAGCCTGCGCGCGACCAAGGCGGAAACCATGGTCCGCCTGATGTCCGCGCCAGATGACTTAAGCCCGCGCACCGTGCCGTCGGGCACGCTGAAGGCCAGCCAGTTGGTGCTGGTGGAGGCGGGCGACATCATTCCGACGGATGCGGAAGTCATCCGCGGCACGGCCTCCGTCGACGAAAGCGCGATCACCGGCGAGAGCGCGCCGGTCATCCGCGAATCCGGCGGCGATCGCTCGAGCGTGACCGGCGGCACAAGGATCGTCTCCGACAGCCTCGTCATCCGCATCGTCGCCGAACCCGGCAGGAGCTTCCTCGACCGCATGATCGCCATGGTCGAAGGCGCCGAGCGCCAGAAGACGCCGAACGAGATCGCCCTCAACATCCTGCTTGCCGGCCTGACGCTGATCTTCCTGATCGTCGTCGTCACGCTGGAGCCGTTCGCGCGCTATTTCGGACTGGTGATCCCCGTGATCACGCTCGCGGCACTGTTCGTGACGCTGATCCCGACCACGATCGGCGGTCTTTTGTCGGCGATCGGTATCGCCGGCATGGACCGGCTGGTGCGCGCCAATGTGATCGCCAAATCCGGCCGCGCCGTCGAAGCCGCCGGTGATGTCGATACGCTGCTTCTCGACAAGACCGGCACGATCACCTTCGGAAACCGCATGGCCGATGCCTTGATCCCGGCAGCGGGCGTCAGCTCACGCGAACTGGCGGAATCAGCCTTCCTGGCTTCGCTCGCGGACGAGACGCCGGAAGGTAAGTCGATCGTGATCCTTGCCGCAAGGCAGGCGTCCGATCTTGACAGGAGGGCAGGGGACGGCGGCACGCCGGTTGCGTTCTCGGCCAGCACCAGGCTTTCCGGTCTTGATCTCGATGGAAGGCGTCTGCGCAAGGGGGCGGTTGACGCCATGGAGAGGTTCACCGGCGCTTCCGTCGATCCGGCCCTCCGGGCGGCGATCGAGGAGATCGCACGTTCGGGCGGCACGCCGCTGCTAGTGGCGGAAGGCAGCCGCATTCTCGGCGCGGTGCACCTGAAGGACATCATCAAGCCCGGCGTGCGCGAGCGCTTTGCCGAATTGCGCGCGATCGGCATCCGCACGGTGATGATCACCGGCGACAACCCGCTGACGGCGGCCGCAATTGCGGCGGAAGCCGGCGTCGACGATTTCCTGGCCGAGGCGACGCCGGAAATGAAGCTCGACTTCATCCGCCAGCAACAGGCCGGCGGCCGGCTGGTCGCGATGTGCGGTGACGGCTCGAATGACGCGCCGGCGCTCGCCCAGGCCGATGTCGGCGTCGCGATGAATTCCGGAACGCTTGCTGCCAAGGAGGCGGCGAACCTGATCGATCTCGACAGCGACCCGACCAAGCTTATCGAGGTGGTGATGGTCGGTAAGCAGTTGCTGATCTCGCGCGGCGCTCTCACGACGTTCTCGATCGCCAACGACGTCGCGAAGTATTTCGCGATTCTTCCGGCGATCTTCATGGCTGCGTTTCCGGGCCTCGCGATCCTCAACGTGATGAGGCTTTCGACGCCCCAGAGCGCGATCCTTTCGGCGGTGATCTTCAATGCACTGGTCATCGTCGCGCTCATTCCGCTGGCGCTTCGCGGCGTGCGCTACCAGCCGGCGAGCGCCGCCGCATTGCTTCGACGCAACCTCACGATCTACGGGCTTGGCGGCCTCGTCGTCCCATTCGTCGGCATCAAGCTGATCGATCTCGCCGTCACCGCCATCGGCCTCGCATAA
- the kdpC gene encoding potassium-transporting ATPase subunit KdpC — MLDLIRPAIGLTIVMTVLTGMAYPLAMTGIAQTLFPARAEGSLAIRDGKAIGSALIGQEFSEARYLHPRPSAVGYDAAAAGASNLGPTSAELISAVNERRRVWETENGGAAPVDAVTTSASGLDPDISIDNALGQVERIAAARDISALDVERLLAEAVERPFLGLYGTVRVNVLAVNLALDKAYPVAPVQAK, encoded by the coding sequence ATGCTCGACCTCATCAGGCCCGCCATCGGCCTCACCATTGTCATGACCGTGCTCACCGGCATGGCCTACCCGCTGGCGATGACGGGGATCGCCCAGACGCTGTTTCCCGCAAGGGCGGAGGGAAGTCTCGCCATCCGTGACGGAAAGGCCATCGGCTCGGCCCTGATCGGACAGGAATTCAGCGAGGCCCGGTACCTGCATCCGCGCCCCTCGGCTGTCGGATACGATGCGGCGGCGGCGGGCGCTTCCAATCTTGGCCCGACCTCCGCCGAACTGATTTCTGCTGTCAACGAACGACGCCGTGTGTGGGAGACGGAAAACGGCGGAGCCGCCCCCGTCGACGCCGTCACGACCTCGGCTTCCGGTCTCGATCCCGACATTTCCATCGACAACGCACTCGGGCAGGTGGAACGCATCGCCGCCGCGCGCGACATTTCGGCGCTCGATGTCGAGCGGCTTCTGGCGGAGGCGGTCGAACGTCCTTTCCTCGGCCTCTACGGCACGGTCCGGGTCAACGTTCTGGCGGTCAACCTGGCGCTTGACAAGGCTTATCCCGTGGCGCCAGTTCAGGCGAAATGA
- a CDS encoding sensor histidine kinase, with translation MPEQTRPDPEALLPAAKREGRGRLKIFLGAAPGVGKTYAMLDAAARLARSGTHVLVGLVETHGRAETEAMLHDLTVLPRRPFFHNGRILHELDVDALIAARPDLALIDELAHSNLSDSRHQKRWQDVEDVLAAGIDVFTTLNVQHVETLNDMVARITGVRVRETVPNRILAEADEIELIDLPPDELIERLRAGKVYVEDQAARAVANFFAKGNLTALRELALRTAADRIDRQLQEHMAAHAIAGPWPTQERIMVVMPQEASGQDVIRAGKRAADRARVEWLALGISRLREGRPSAGGANTLRLAEQLGARISLLEVEDDGATEVIARAGRENVRRILMPRPRRRTLFARLMRPSLHERLYDGLLRKAGDFELTLVSEEAVASPAKAEPVRVSEPFSLRQIAIVTGALGVTTGIAALLRPVFPITSLSLLFMTVVVAVAARMGRKPALVAAGLSFLCFNFFFTEPLYTLRIWDQTQFLTLVLLVISSMLTGNLAARLRERVIAQKAAAERTAKLYEFSRRAAAAASFGDVVWAAVSHVSAVLGGHAVLLAPVGNGRLDIVGSSPAEDHLPAREMTAARYSFEHGEPTGRGSSTLPAVDWLFLPLVASDRCIGVLGVRSEDGNAALAGERGLAEALADQVALALERIRLSEDLAQTRVSSEAERLRTALLSSVSHDLRTPLVSILGAAESLENPGLTDHARGILTETIRDEGERLDRYIQNLLDMTRLGHGALKLRTSATDLRELAGAARRRLGGPLRDHPLEIGIAEDLPAADIDPLLIEQVLINILDNAAKYSGIGSAIYLGADLTGNAITVWIEDDGPGFPPEAMHHVFDMFWRAEQGDGMPMGAGLGLAICRGIVEAHGGTISAGAAHARGRGARIEFTVPLAGRS, from the coding sequence ATGCCCGAACAGACGCGGCCGGACCCCGAAGCGCTTCTGCCGGCCGCCAAACGCGAGGGACGGGGGCGGCTGAAGATTTTTCTCGGCGCAGCACCGGGCGTGGGCAAGACCTATGCGATGCTCGATGCGGCCGCGAGGCTGGCGCGATCGGGCACCCATGTGCTGGTCGGCCTCGTCGAGACCCACGGCCGGGCGGAGACCGAGGCCATGCTCCACGACCTCACCGTCCTGCCGCGCCGGCCGTTCTTTCACAATGGCCGTATCCTGCACGAGCTGGACGTAGACGCCCTGATCGCGGCCCGCCCGGATCTCGCGCTGATCGATGAGCTGGCCCATTCCAACCTCTCCGACAGCCGGCACCAGAAACGCTGGCAGGATGTCGAGGACGTGCTGGCGGCCGGCATCGACGTCTTCACCACGCTCAATGTCCAGCATGTCGAGACGCTGAACGACATGGTGGCACGGATCACCGGCGTTCGGGTGCGAGAGACCGTGCCTAACCGGATCCTCGCCGAGGCGGACGAGATCGAGCTGATCGACCTGCCGCCGGACGAACTAATTGAACGCCTGCGCGCCGGCAAGGTCTATGTCGAGGACCAGGCGGCGAGGGCGGTCGCGAACTTCTTCGCCAAGGGCAATCTCACGGCGCTCAGGGAACTGGCGCTGCGCACCGCCGCCGACCGGATCGACCGGCAGCTTCAGGAGCACATGGCCGCCCATGCGATCGCCGGACCATGGCCGACCCAGGAGCGGATCATGGTGGTGATGCCGCAGGAGGCGTCCGGCCAGGATGTCATTCGTGCGGGCAAGCGGGCTGCCGACAGGGCAAGGGTCGAATGGCTCGCGCTTGGCATATCGCGGCTCAGGGAAGGACGCCCGTCTGCCGGCGGCGCCAACACGCTGCGGCTCGCCGAACAGCTCGGCGCCCGCATTTCCCTTCTGGAGGTCGAGGACGACGGCGCGACCGAGGTGATCGCCCGTGCCGGACGCGAGAACGTGCGGCGCATTCTTATGCCGCGTCCACGCCGGCGGACACTGTTCGCCCGCCTGATGCGGCCGAGCCTGCACGAGCGTCTCTATGACGGGCTGCTGCGCAAGGCCGGGGATTTCGAACTAACACTGGTGAGCGAGGAGGCCGTGGCATCGCCGGCCAAAGCCGAGCCGGTTCGGGTTTCCGAACCTTTTTCGCTGCGGCAAATCGCGATCGTTACCGGGGCCTTGGGCGTTACGACCGGCATCGCCGCGCTGCTCCGGCCGGTGTTCCCGATCACCAGCCTTTCGCTCCTGTTCATGACCGTCGTGGTGGCGGTCGCCGCAAGGATGGGACGGAAGCCAGCGCTGGTTGCGGCGGGCCTGAGTTTTCTCTGTTTCAATTTCTTCTTCACCGAGCCTCTCTACACCCTGCGCATATGGGACCAGACCCAGTTCCTTACCCTGGTGCTGCTGGTAATTTCGTCGATGCTGACCGGAAACCTGGCGGCGCGGCTGCGCGAACGCGTGATAGCGCAGAAGGCGGCCGCCGAGCGGACGGCCAAGCTTTACGAATTTTCCCGCAGGGCTGCCGCCGCGGCATCCTTCGGCGATGTCGTCTGGGCGGCCGTCAGCCATGTCTCCGCCGTTCTGGGCGGTCATGCGGTGCTTCTGGCACCCGTCGGCAATGGCAGGCTCGATATCGTCGGTTCGTCGCCGGCCGAGGATCACCTACCGGCGCGCGAGATGACGGCAGCCCGCTACAGTTTCGAGCACGGCGAACCCACCGGGCGCGGCTCGAGCACGCTGCCGGCCGTCGACTGGCTGTTCCTGCCGCTCGTCGCCTCCGACAGGTGTATCGGCGTTCTCGGCGTGCGCAGCGAGGACGGCAACGCCGCGCTCGCCGGTGAACGCGGGCTTGCCGAAGCGCTTGCGGATCAGGTCGCGCTGGCGCTGGAACGCATCCGGCTTTCGGAGGACCTCGCCCAGACACGCGTCAGCTCGGAGGCCGAGCGCCTGCGTACGGCGCTGCTGTCCTCGGTTAGCCACGATCTGCGCACGCCGCTGGTATCCATCCTCGGCGCGGCCGAAAGTCTGGAGAACCCGGGCCTCACTGATCACGCACGCGGCATCCTCACCGAAACCATCCGCGACGAGGGCGAGCGGCTCGACCGCTATATCCAAAACCTGCTCGACATGACCCGGCTCGGGCACGGCGCGCTGAAGTTGAGGACGAGCGCGACCGATCTCAGGGAACTGGCGGGGGCTGCGCGGCGGCGCCTCGGTGGCCCGCTCAGGGACCATCCGCTCGAGATCGGCATTGCCGAGGATCTGCCGGCGGCGGATATCGATCCGCTGCTGATCGAACAGGTGCTGATCAACATCCTCGACAATGCCGCCAAATATTCGGGCATCGGTTCGGCGATCTATCTCGGGGCGGATCTTACCGGGAACGCCATCACCGTCTGGATCGAGGATGACGGACCCGGTTTTCCTCCGGAAGCGATGCATCATGTCTTCGATATGTTCTGGCGGGCGGAGCAGGGGGACGGGATGCCAATGGGTGCCGGCCTTGGCCTCGCCATTTGCCGTGGTATCGTCGAGGCGCATGGCGGAACGATTTCGGCGGGCGCGGCGCATGCGCGTGGCCGCGGCGCCCGCATAGAATTCACCGTTCCGCTGGCCGGGAGGTCCTGA
- a CDS encoding response regulator has protein sequence MSNRILVVDDEPPIRRFLRVALEAEGYLVHEAASAREGIAIAARENPAAMILDLGLPDADGVSVLKAVREWSPMPVLVLSVRSDEAGKIAALDAGAQDYVTKPFSTGELLARLRVLLRDHAREAAPSTIALGALVIDRADHRATLSGEDLQLTRKEFDLLWLLASHQGRLVTQDMILKAIWGPAHTHDTQYLRVYIRQLRTKLRDDAADPHWIFTEPGVGYRLAHG, from the coding sequence ATGAGCAATCGCATTCTGGTGGTCGATGACGAGCCGCCGATCCGGCGCTTCCTGCGAGTGGCGCTGGAGGCTGAGGGCTATCTCGTTCACGAGGCCGCAAGCGCAAGGGAAGGGATCGCGATCGCCGCCCGCGAGAATCCGGCCGCGATGATCCTCGATCTCGGCCTGCCGGATGCCGATGGCGTCTCGGTGCTCAAGGCAGTGCGGGAATGGTCGCCAATGCCGGTCCTGGTGCTTTCCGTCCGTTCTGATGAGGCGGGCAAGATCGCCGCGCTCGACGCCGGCGCTCAGGACTACGTGACCAAGCCGTTCTCGACGGGCGAACTTCTCGCCCGCCTGCGTGTTCTCTTGCGCGACCACGCCCGCGAGGCCGCACCTTCGACGATCGCACTCGGCGCTCTCGTGATCGACAGGGCCGACCACCGTGCGACGCTTTCCGGCGAGGACCTGCAGCTCACCCGTAAGGAGTTCGACCTGCTTTGGCTGCTGGCCAGCCATCAGGGTCGACTGGTGACGCAGGACATGATCCTGAAAGCGATCTGGGGACCGGCGCACACCCATGACACGCAATATCTGCGCGTCTATATCCGCCAGCTAAGGACCAAGCTCCGCGATGACGCCGCCGATCCGCACTGGATTTTTACAGAGCCTGGAGTAGGCTACCGTCTTGCGCACGGGTGA
- a CDS encoding toll/interleukin-1 receptor domain-containing protein — protein MIQFEIGGKKVHPDKIGDVLMQAEMENLSAQIREKIGSIRDPETGEFPTVVIRGDSRDDLHMHVEGSPELIELVRRRMGGDEERTNAMEEEVTGEPRAFLSFTWDDRVLAERIATSLQANGIDTWWAEWCIGAGDSLRQKIDEGLGNCTHFLVLLTPNSISKPWVNQEMDAGLMRKLNRNCKFIPVRYELQPSALPPLLSGMLAPEIKADEDITQLINDIHGISRRPPLGKAPHGASVETKTGYSAAANAVARYFVEATKYGCSMDPMIDVGPLAKEAGLTEEDTKDALYELSAFFRDNHFHVLVRSCLFTEFDRHWKDWDPREDALKLAADIMNDESFPADSKSIADQYGWDPRRLNPAATYLHERGLIRDYKVTGQPQFEYYRIVGKADEMRRFLKSMQ, from the coding sequence ATGATCCAGTTCGAGATTGGCGGAAAGAAGGTGCACCCTGATAAAATCGGTGACGTGCTTATGCAAGCCGAAATGGAGAACCTGTCCGCGCAAATAAGGGAAAAGATCGGATCGATCCGCGATCCCGAGACCGGAGAATTCCCGACGGTGGTGATACGCGGAGACAGTCGCGATGACTTGCACATGCATGTCGAAGGCTCACCCGAACTGATTGAATTGGTGCGTCGCCGCATGGGAGGCGACGAGGAAAGAACAAACGCTATGGAGGAAGAGGTCACGGGCGAACCGCGCGCATTTTTGTCCTTTACTTGGGACGATCGTGTACTGGCCGAACGCATTGCCACTTCATTGCAGGCGAACGGTATCGATACTTGGTGGGCCGAATGGTGCATTGGCGCGGGCGACAGCCTGCGCCAGAAGATCGATGAAGGGCTTGGCAACTGCACACATTTCTTGGTGTTGTTGACCCCAAATTCAATCTCGAAGCCGTGGGTCAATCAGGAAATGGACGCCGGGCTCATGCGCAAACTGAACAGAAACTGCAAATTCATTCCGGTACGCTATGAACTTCAGCCCTCAGCTTTGCCGCCCCTGCTCTCCGGCATGCTCGCCCCCGAGATCAAGGCAGATGAAGACATCACGCAACTCATAAACGACATCCACGGCATCAGTCGCAGACCGCCTCTTGGCAAAGCACCGCACGGAGCATCGGTGGAGACGAAAACCGGTTACTCGGCAGCAGCCAATGCCGTCGCGCGCTATTTCGTTGAGGCAACGAAGTATGGCTGTTCCATGGACCCGATGATTGATGTCGGGCCGCTCGCGAAAGAAGCGGGCCTGACGGAAGAAGACACCAAGGACGCGCTCTACGAGCTTTCTGCCTTCTTCAGAGACAACCATTTCCATGTCCTGGTAAGATCCTGTCTCTTTACCGAGTTCGACCGACACTGGAAGGATTGGGACCCGCGTGAAGATGCGCTAAAACTTGCCGCTGATATTATGAATGATGAAAGCTTCCCCGCTGACAGCAAGTCAATTGCAGATCAATACGGCTGGGATCCCCGCAGGCTTAATCCAGCTGCCACGTACCTGCATGAACGCGGCCTTATCCGGGATTACAAGGTAACAGGCCAGCCACAGTTCGAATATTACCGAATCGTCGGTAAGGCTGACGAGATGCGCCGATTCCTGAAGAGCATGCAGTAA
- a CDS encoding AAA family ATPase yields MRIDWLWIGEYKNLKDLTIDFAQGHLITVLIGRNGTGKSNVLEATTVLFRDLIMGEDAKGNKNKPSFAYRICYQIRDKWVRIDADPGGKEPYRIKLAPYGPNAGPSPTAISFEEATGEALALSKLRDPDDGYLPKFVFGYYSGQSERMEEVFLKYLERYDKDLRAGKNPGLKRLFYALPVHSNFVLLSFIVNNAELTDKFLQEQLGLEEGGIESVLFVLRQPSWTSKDGDPRFWNARGVVSDFLATLYDISLAPLRITRKEKVSLWNSRTLEFLYLFVKDLDALRKLAGGKSTAQFFQDLESTYVSELIDEVRIRVKLRKNDGSVTFRELSEGEQQLLTVLGLLRFTAEEESLFLLDEPDTHLNPRWSVEYLQHIRNFLNVNGTEKQSSHVLLATHNPVAVAELEKEQVQILTRDKETLAISAAEPDTHPRGMGYAGVMTSEMFGLSAALDTHTQDLLARKRHLSGQKVLSEDDRKTLKEINEELHTYGFRYEVRDPELKEALRRLDQEATPISEREELPGEAEKARRLVENALKKGED; encoded by the coding sequence ATGCGTATCGATTGGCTCTGGATTGGCGAATATAAAAACCTGAAAGACCTGACGATTGACTTCGCTCAGGGGCATCTGATTACCGTATTGATTGGCAGGAACGGGACTGGCAAGTCGAATGTTCTGGAGGCGACAACAGTTCTTTTCCGCGACCTTATTATGGGTGAGGATGCAAAGGGGAACAAAAACAAGCCGTCCTTTGCCTACCGAATTTGCTATCAAATCAGGGATAAATGGGTCCGTATTGATGCCGATCCAGGGGGCAAGGAGCCATATCGTATTAAGCTCGCGCCCTATGGTCCCAATGCCGGGCCTTCCCCAACTGCTATCAGCTTTGAGGAGGCCACTGGCGAAGCACTGGCTCTTTCCAAATTGCGTGATCCAGATGACGGTTATTTGCCGAAATTTGTATTTGGCTATTATTCAGGCCAAAGCGAGAGGATGGAAGAGGTCTTTCTTAAATACCTCGAACGATACGACAAAGACCTTCGCGCTGGAAAAAATCCTGGCTTGAAGCGTCTGTTCTATGCGCTTCCTGTTCATAGCAATTTTGTTTTGCTGTCTTTCATCGTGAACAATGCCGAGTTGACAGACAAATTCTTGCAGGAGCAACTTGGCCTTGAAGAGGGCGGGATCGAATCCGTTCTCTTCGTTCTTAGGCAGCCTTCATGGACATCCAAGGACGGCGATCCACGCTTTTGGAATGCGCGTGGCGTCGTGTCCGACTTTCTGGCTACGCTTTACGATATATCCCTTGCGCCATTGCGCATCACTCGCAAAGAAAAGGTCAGTCTATGGAATTCGCGAACACTGGAGTTCCTATATCTTTTCGTGAAAGACCTGGATGCACTGCGCAAGCTGGCTGGCGGAAAGAGCACCGCCCAGTTTTTTCAAGACTTGGAAAGCACCTATGTTTCTGAGTTGATCGACGAGGTGCGGATTAGGGTGAAACTGCGGAAAAATGATGGGTCGGTCACCTTCCGTGAGTTGAGCGAAGGCGAACAGCAGCTGCTAACCGTGCTTGGGTTGCTTCGTTTCACAGCGGAAGAAGAAAGCCTGTTTCTGCTTGACGAGCCTGATACGCATCTGAACCCGAGATGGAGCGTCGAATATCTTCAGCATATCCGCAATTTCTTGAATGTGAATGGGACAGAGAAGCAGAGCAGTCATGTTCTTCTGGCGACGCACAACCCTGTTGCCGTAGCTGAGCTTGAGAAAGAACAAGTGCAAATTCTTACACGCGATAAGGAAACGCTGGCAATCTCGGCTGCGGAGCCGGATACGCATCCGCGTGGGATGGGTTATGCGGGTGTAATGACCAGTGAGATGTTTGGATTAAGCGCGGCACTAGACACCCATACTCAAGACCTGCTTGCGAGGAAGCGCCATCTCAGCGGGCAGAAGGTGCTTAGTGAAGATGACCGAAAAACTCTGAAGGAAATCAATGAAGAGCTCCATACTTATGGGTTCCGCTATGAGGTGCGCGATCCCGAACTGAAAGAAGCATTGCGAAGGCTGGATCAGGAGGCGACGCCAATAAGTGAAAGGGAGGAGCTGCCTGGTGAGGCTGAGAAAGCTCGCCGTCTAGTTGAGAATGCCTTGAAGAAGGGGGAGGACTAA
- a CDS encoding restriction endonuclease subunit S, whose protein sequence is MSDFPQGWAQVAFSDVLEVNPRRSFDLEPDDVVSFVPMAAVSEISGTIINSVSRPLREVVKGFTQFADGDVIFAKITPSMENGKAAIAKNLRNGIGFGSTEFHVLRSYGGVTPEYIWHFIRQASFRDQARKVMTGAAGQQRVPADYLKAHPLPLPPLVEQRHIVAKLDSLTSRTAYARQTLDHIPSLIEKYKACSLEKAFSEWIKSNSNADQNKSRQEGEIFVGELVENIVSGKNLRCEERPPSLDEKGVVKVSAVTWGKFDPLESKTLPPTFKPPDKSRIRNGDLLISRANTLELLGAVVIVDGCPENLYLSDKVLRLEMHEDDKRWLMWFLRSPKGRKEIEVRASGNQVSMRNISQKQLREIPLPWPAPNVRKEIVRRIETAFAWLDHVSEEHAAASRKLPQLDVLILQAAFRGELVPQNPHEEPASRLLERIEAEKETKQAKKKTARKAASRSKKSTTGRANMANLIEVLKSKTDWVSASNVAQTLGIGDGATSDAVEEFYNELRAHLQNGHIEVERRGNEDWLRLMPISEE, encoded by the coding sequence ATGAGTGATTTCCCGCAGGGGTGGGCACAGGTTGCATTCAGCGATGTCTTGGAAGTGAACCCACGAAGGTCCTTTGACCTGGAACCCGATGATGTCGTGAGTTTCGTACCCATGGCTGCTGTCAGTGAAATTTCTGGAACCATTATCAATAGCGTTTCGCGCCCGCTACGTGAGGTTGTTAAAGGGTTCACGCAATTTGCTGATGGGGACGTAATCTTCGCTAAGATTACCCCGTCGATGGAGAATGGCAAAGCTGCTATTGCGAAAAATCTTAGAAACGGTATCGGTTTCGGCTCAACCGAGTTCCATGTATTGCGCAGCTATGGCGGTGTTACGCCAGAATATATCTGGCATTTCATACGTCAGGCGTCCTTCCGTGACCAGGCGCGGAAGGTGATGACCGGCGCTGCCGGTCAACAACGGGTGCCAGCAGATTATTTGAAGGCACATCCTCTTCCACTACCGCCCCTCGTTGAACAACGCCATATCGTCGCCAAGCTTGACAGCCTAACTTCCCGCACGGCTTACGCCCGCCAAACACTTGATCATATTCCGTCGCTTATAGAGAAGTACAAAGCTTGCTCGCTCGAAAAGGCATTCTCAGAATGGATAAAATCAAACTCAAATGCTGATCAGAACAAATCGCGGCAAGAAGGCGAAATATTCGTTGGGGAACTGGTTGAGAATATTGTGTCTGGCAAAAATCTTCGCTGTGAAGAACGCCCGCCTTCTTTGGATGAGAAAGGCGTGGTGAAGGTGAGTGCTGTCACCTGGGGTAAGTTTGATCCTCTAGAGTCGAAAACACTGCCGCCCACTTTTAAACCGCCAGATAAGTCCCGAATTCGAAATGGTGACCTTCTGATATCAAGGGCGAACACACTAGAATTGCTGGGCGCTGTTGTAATCGTCGATGGTTGCCCTGAAAACCTGTACCTGAGCGACAAGGTTCTTCGTCTGGAAATGCACGAGGACGACAAGCGCTGGTTGATGTGGTTCTTGCGCTCGCCGAAAGGACGGAAAGAAATCGAAGTCCGCGCAAGTGGAAATCAAGTTTCCATGCGAAATATATCGCAAAAACAATTGCGGGAAATACCTCTTCCATGGCCCGCACCGAATGTTAGAAAAGAAATAGTTCGACGTATCGAAACCGCCTTTGCATGGCTTGACCACGTATCTGAGGAACACGCTGCGGCCTCAAGAAAGCTCCCTCAACTTGATGTGCTCATTCTTCAGGCAGCCTTCAGGGGAGAGCTTGTCCCTCAAAATCCACATGAGGAGCCTGCATCAAGACTGCTCGAAAGGATCGAGGCTGAGAAGGAGACAAAACAGGCAAAAAAGAAGACTGCGCGCAAGGCCGCTTCGCGCTCTAAAAAATCAACAACAGGAAGGGCGAACATGGCAAATTTGATTGAAGTGCTGAAATCCAAAACAGATTGGGTGTCCGCAAGCAACGTGGCGCAAACGTTGGGCATTGGTGATGGCGCGACATCTGACGCGGTTGAGGAGTTCTACAACGAACTGCGGGCACACTTGCAAAATGGTCACATCGAGGTCGAGCGCCGGGGGAATGAAGACTGGTTACGGCTGATGCCGATCAGTGAGGAGTGA